The following is a genomic window from Amycolatopsis acidiphila.
GGTCGGCCGTCGGCTTGATGCGGGCCAGCAGCTCGTCCGACTTCTCCTTCGTGGTCTTGCCACGGGAGAGCGCTTTCTCCTCCAGCTTGACCGCGTAGCCCTTGCCCTTTTCGGCGGCCTCCTGCGAGACGTCCTTGAGTACCACGTCGATCCCGGCCTTCGCCGACACGTACGCGATCGCCGCGCCCATCATCCCGGCGCCGAGCACGCCGACCTTCTTGGCCGTGTACTTCTCGAAACCGTCCGGCCGGGAGCCACCGGAGTTGATGTGCTGCAGGTCGAAGAAGAACGCCTTGGTCATGTTCTTCGCGACCTGACCGGTCACGAGGCTCACGAAGTACCGCGTCTCGATCTGCGTCGCGGTGTCGATGTCCACCTGCGCGCCCTCGACCGCGGCGCACAGGATGGCCCGCGGCGCGGGCATCGGCGCGCCCTTGATCTGCTTGCGCAGGTTCGCCGGGAACGCGGGCAGGTTCGCCGCGAGCTGCGGGCTCGCCGGGGTGCCGCCGGGCATCTTGTAGCCCTTGACGTCCCACGGCTGCGCGGCCTCCGGGTTGGCCTTGATCCACTCCTTGGCCTTCGGCAGCAGCTCGTCCACAGTAGACACGACCTCGTGCACCAGGCCGAGCTCCAGCGCCTTGGCCGGCTTGTGCCGCTGGCCCTGCACGAGCACGTTCAGCACCGCGCTCTGGATGCCCAGCAGCCGCACCGTGCGCACCACGCCGCCACCGCCGGGCAGCAGGCCCAGCGTGACCTCGGGCAGGCCGATGACGGTGCCCTTCACGTCGGCGACGATGCGGTGGTGGGTGGCCAGCGCGATCTCCAGGCCGCCACCGAGCGCGGCCCCGTTGATCGCGGCGACGACCGGCTTGCCCAGCGTCTCCAGCCGGCGCAGCTGCGCCTTCAGCTCGTTGGTGCTGGCGGTGATCTCAGCGGCGTGCTCCGGCGTCGCCTGGATCAGGTCGTTGAGGTCGCCACCGGCGAAGAACGTCTTCTTCGCGGACGTGACGACCACGCCCGTGATCAAGTCCTTTTCGGACTCGAGCCGGTCCACGATCTGCGCGAAGGACTCGCGGAAGTCGGCGTTCATCGTGTTCGCCGACTGCTTCGGGTCGTCCAGGGTCAGCACGACGATGCCGTCGGAGTCCTGGTCCCACTTGATGGTCTTGGTCATGTTCACACCCGCTCGATGATCGTGCCGATACCCATGCCGCCGCCGACGCACAGCGACAGCAGTGCGCGCCGTTCCTGGCGCCGCTCCAGCTCGTCGACCATGGTGCCCAGGATCATCGCCCCGGTCGCGCCCAGCGGGTGGCCCATCGCGATGGCGCCGCCGTTGACGTTGACCTTCTCCTCCGGCAGCTTCAGGTCCTTCATCCACTTCAGCACGACGGACGCGAACGCCTCGTTCAGTTCGAACAGGTCGATGTCGTCGGTGGTCAGGCCCGCGTTGGCCAGCACCTTCTGGGTGGCGGGTGTCGGCCCGGTGAGCATGATCGTGGGGTCGGAGCCGGTGATGGCCGCGGAGACGATGCGCGCCCGCGGGGTCAGCCCCAGGTCCTTGCCGACCTGCTCGTCGCCGATGAGCACCAGCGCTGCGCCGTCGACGATGCCCGAGGAGTTGCCGCCCGTGTGCACGTGGTCGATCTTCTCGACCCAGTGGTACTTCTGCAGCGCCACCGCGTCGAAGCCGCCGAACTCGCCGATCGTCTCGAAGGCCGGCTTGAGCTTGCCCAGGCTCTCCAGCGTGGTGCCGGGGCGGCGGTGCTCGTCGTGGTCGAGGATCGTGACGCCGTTGACGTCCTTCACCGGCACCACGGACTTGGCGAAGTAGCCGCCGGACCAGGCCGCCTCGGCCTTCTCCTGCGAGCGGACCGCGAACCGGTCGACGTCCTCGCGCGAGAAGCCCTCGATGGTGGCGATCAGGTCGGCGCCGATGCCCTGGGGGGCGAAATAGGTGTCGTAGGTGGTGGCCGGGTCGGTGAACATCGGGCCGCCGTCGGAGCCCATCGGCACCCGCGACATCGACTCGACGCCGCCGGCCAGGATCAGGCTCTCCCAGCCCGAGCGCACCCGCGCGGCCGCCTGGTTCACCGCTTCGAGTCCCGAGGAGCAGAACCGGTTGAGCTGCACCCCCGCGACCGTGTCGGGCAGGCCGGAGGCCATGGCCGCGGCCCGCGCGATGTCGGCGCCCTGGTCGCCCACCGGGGACACGACGCCCAGGACGATGTCCTCGATCTTGGCCGGGTCCAGACCGGGATGGCGCGCCTTGAGCTCGTCGACCAGACCGACCACCAGGTCGATCGGCTTGGTCCCGTGCAGGGACCCGCCCTTGTTCTTCCCACGAGGCGTGCGGATCGCCTCGTAGATGTATGCCTCGTTGCTCACCCGTGCGGCCTTTCCTCGGTTGAAGCTAATCCTCACTAACATAGTCCGCGCATTTCCCCAGGTGTCAACTGGTTGCACTGTGATCCGTTCGAGCTAGAGTGGTCTCACCATGCAGGAGCCCCGCACCCGCCGCACCGGCGACCGGAAGAACCAGCTGGCCACTATCGCGGCCGAGCTGTTCCGCGCCCGCGGCTACCACGGGGTGGGCATCAACGACATCGCCGCGGCGGCCGGCATCACCGGCCCGGCGCTGTACCGGCACTTCGCGGACAAGCAGGCCGTACTCGCGTACGTGCTGCTGTCGGGCGTACGCGACATGGAGACCGAGACCACAGCCGCGCTCAGCACGATGGGCCGGCCGAGCGGCGAGCAGGTCGACCAGCTGCTCGCCGCGATCGCGTCGGCCTCGGTCGAGCGCCGAGAGGTCGCGGCGCTGTGGCGCTGGGAGGGCAAGCACCTCTCACCGGCGGACCAGCGCGAGATCGGCAGGCGGTCCTCGGCGATCCTCACCGCCTGGGCGAAGGTGTTGCTGGAGGTGCGCCCCGAACTCGCCGCCGCCGACGCCGAGCTGCTGTGCTGGGCGGCGCTGAGCGTGTTCGGCAGCGTGTCGGTGCACCACACGACGGTCGCCAAGCGCCGCTTCGTGCAGTTGCTGAGCGCGCTCGCCAAACGTGTCCTGAGCACGGACCTGCCACCCGCCGCGGCGGCGCCGGTCCCGGCTCCCGCGGCGGGCATCGGCACGCCGTCACGACGGGAGCAGCTGCTGTCCGCCGCCACCGAGCTGTTCCGGCAGCGCGGCTTCCACGACGTCTCCATGGAGGACATCGGCGCGGCCGCGGGCATCGCGGGTCCCAGCGTCTACCGGCACTTCCCGAGCAAGACGAGCCTGATCCACGCCATCGCCCGCCGCACCGCCGACCGGCTCGCGCTCGCCGTCGAGGAGGTGCTGCGCAACAGTGCGGACGAGCTGGAAGCATTGCGGTGCCTGGTGTCCTCCTACGTCCAGGTGCTCACGGGGTCCGCCGAGCTGGCCGTGACGTTCACCATCGACGGGGTCAACCTGGCCGAGCGGGACCGGGCCGAGCTGCTGCGCATCCAGCGGGACTACGTCGCCCAGTGGGTCAGCCTGCTCTGCACCGTGCACCCCGGCCTGAACGCACGGGAAGCCAAGATCACGGTGCACGCGGCGCTGACGATCGCGAACGACCTCGCCCGCACCCGGCGGATCAACGCCCGCCCGAACCTCCCTGGCGAGCTCGAAACGTTGTTACAGGCTGTGCTGGACCTCCGCTGAGCGGCACGTGGTCACCTACTTCCAGGTGCCACGCACGGAAGCCGCGTTGCGCGGCCCACCTCGCCCACGCCCTCCGCGGAACGGTTCGGGCTCATCGTGATCGAGGCGTTCGCGTGTCCATCGCGGCGACCGGCATCGGGATCGGGCACCTGGCGGCGTCGGGTGCACAGCGCGCAGTCCTGACCCGTGGTAACCTACTCGTCAGTAGGTAGTGGTTCTGATGAGGAGTGCGACGTGGCAGCGGTCAACGGAACACCCCGGCGCAAGCGAGACGTGATGGGCGCCGGTCTCGCCGCCCTGACCAAGCTCGCCGGCAGCAGGACGCTCGAGCGGGCCGGCCTGCGCTTGCCGGTGCAGAACCTGGTCGGCGCCGCGACGCGGAACGGCTTCCGCGCGGCGGGCGCGGCCTCCCGCGTGTTCTCGGCCGGCCGCGCGTCCGGCAAACCGACGCGGCCGGCGGCCCCGCAGGACAAGGGCCTGTTCGACCTCACGCCGAGCGAAGACCAGCAGATGATCGTCGAGACGGTCGCCGACTTCGCCGCCGAGCAGCTGCGCCCGGCCGCCGCGGAGGCCGACGCGAAGCTGGCGCCCCCGGACGGCTTGCTCATGCGCGCGTCCGAGCTGGGCGTCACGCTCATCGGCATCCCCGAGGAGCTGGGCGGCGCCGGTGCGGAGCGGTCGGTCGTCACGAGCGCGCTGATCGCGGAGGCGCTGGCGCACGGCGACCTCGGCCTCGCGGTGGCGGTGCTGGCGCCCTCGGCCGTCAGCACCGCGTTGGTGCTGTGGGGCGACGCGCAGCAGCAGGCCGACTACCTGCCGGCGTTCGTCGGCGAGAACGTGCCCGCCGCCGCGCTCGCACTGCAGGAGGCACGGCCTCTGTTCGACCCGTTCAAGCCCGCCGTCCGCGCCCGGCGCACGCCGTCGGGTTACCAGCTGGACGGCGTGAAGTCGCTGGTGCCGCGGGCCGCGCAGGCGGAGTTGTTCGTCGTCTCGGCCGACCTCGAGGGGCGCGGCCCGGCACTGTTCCTGGTCGAGTCGGCCACCTCCGGGCTGACCGTCGAGGCCGAGCCCGCGATGGGGCTGCGTGGTGCGGCGACCGGGAAGCTGTTCCTGGACAAGGTGAAAGTCCCCGCGGGCGCGCTGCTCGGCTCCCCGGAGATCTTCCCCGACGTCGTGCGGTTGTCGCGGCTGGGCTGGGCGGCGCTCGCGACGGGCACCGCGAAGGCCGTACTGGACTACGTGATCCCGTACGTCAACGACCGCACGGCCTTCGGCGAGCCGATCAGCCACCGGCAGGCCGTGGCGTTCTCGGTCGCCGACATCGCGATCGAGCTGGAGGGCATGCGGCTGGTGACGCTGCGCGCGGCGGCGCGGGCCGAGCAGGGCAAGCCGTACGCACGTGAGGCCGCGCTGGCCAGGAAGCTGGCCACGGACAAGGGAATGCGGATCGGCAGCGCCGGGGTGCAGCTGCTCGGCGGGCACGGGTTCACCAAGGAGCACCCGGTGGAGCGGTGGTACCGCGACCTGCGTGTGATCGGCATCGCCGAAGGCACCGTGTTGCTCTAGCCCTCCTCCGGTCTCCAGAAAGGCTTTGCTGTGATCAACCTCGAACCTCCGAAGAAGGCCGGCGCCCTGATCAACCAGGCGTACCAGGCCGCGTCGCAGGTGCTGCGCCCGATCTCGCGCAAGTACGACCGCGCGGAGCACGCGTATCCGAAAGAGCTGGACATGTTCGCCGCGGTGCTCGACGGGCTGAACTCGTCGGGCGAAGGCGGCGCGGGCGCGGCCGGTGTCCGGCGAGAATCTTCCGCGAAAGATTCTTCCGGCAATCGCAATGGCGGAAACCTGAGCACCGTGCTCGGCACGATCGAGATGTGCTGGGGTGACGTGGCGTTGCTGCTGTCGATGCCGCGCCAGGGCCTCGGCAACGCGGCGATCGCGTCGGTCGCGAACGAGGACCAGCTGGCGCGGTTCGGCAAGCTGTGGGCGGCGATGGCGATCACCGAGCCGGACTGCGGTTCGGACTCGGCGGCCATCACGACGACGGCGGTCGAGGACGGCGACTCCTACGTGCTGAACGGTGAGAAGATCTTCGTGACTTCGGGCCAGCGCGCGGACGCCGTGGTCGTCTGGGCCACCTTGGACAAGTCGGCCGGGCGGGCCGCCATCAAGTCGTTCGTGGTGGAGA
Proteins encoded in this region:
- a CDS encoding TetR/AcrR family transcriptional regulator, translated to MQEPRTRRTGDRKNQLATIAAELFRARGYHGVGINDIAAAAGITGPALYRHFADKQAVLAYVLLSGVRDMETETTAALSTMGRPSGEQVDQLLAAIASASVERREVAALWRWEGKHLSPADQREIGRRSSAILTAWAKVLLEVRPELAAADAELLCWAALSVFGSVSVHHTTVAKRRFVQLLSALAKRVLSTDLPPAAAAPVPAPAAGIGTPSRREQLLSAATELFRQRGFHDVSMEDIGAAAGIAGPSVYRHFPSKTSLIHAIARRTADRLALAVEEVLRNSADELEALRCLVSSYVQVLTGSAELAVTFTIDGVNLAERDRAELLRIQRDYVAQWVSLLCTVHPGLNAREAKITVHAALTIANDLARTRRINARPNLPGELETLLQAVLDLR
- a CDS encoding acetyl-CoA C-acetyltransferase, which encodes MSNEAYIYEAIRTPRGKNKGGSLHGTKPIDLVVGLVDELKARHPGLDPAKIEDIVLGVVSPVGDQGADIARAAAMASGLPDTVAGVQLNRFCSSGLEAVNQAAARVRSGWESLILAGGVESMSRVPMGSDGGPMFTDPATTYDTYFAPQGIGADLIATIEGFSREDVDRFAVRSQEKAEAAWSGGYFAKSVVPVKDVNGVTILDHDEHRRPGTTLESLGKLKPAFETIGEFGGFDAVALQKYHWVEKIDHVHTGGNSSGIVDGAALVLIGDEQVGKDLGLTPRARIVSAAITGSDPTIMLTGPTPATQKVLANAGLTTDDIDLFELNEAFASVVLKWMKDLKLPEEKVNVNGGAIAMGHPLGATGAMILGTMVDELERRQERRALLSLCVGGGMGIGTIIERV
- a CDS encoding 3-hydroxyacyl-CoA dehydrogenase NAD-binding domain-containing protein, coding for MNMTKTIKWDQDSDGIVVLTLDDPKQSANTMNADFRESFAQIVDRLESEKDLITGVVVTSAKKTFFAGGDLNDLIQATPEHAAEITASTNELKAQLRRLETLGKPVVAAINGAALGGGLEIALATHHRIVADVKGTVIGLPEVTLGLLPGGGGVVRTVRLLGIQSAVLNVLVQGQRHKPAKALELGLVHEVVSTVDELLPKAKEWIKANPEAAQPWDVKGYKMPGGTPASPQLAANLPAFPANLRKQIKGAPMPAPRAILCAAVEGAQVDIDTATQIETRYFVSLVTGQVAKNMTKAFFFDLQHINSGGSRPDGFEKYTAKKVGVLGAGMMGAAIAYVSAKAGIDVVLKDVSQEAAEKGKGYAVKLEEKALSRGKTTKEKSDELLARIKPTADPADFAGVDFVIEAVFESQELKHKVFGEIESVVNPDAVLGSNTSTLPITGLAQGVQRQEDFIGIHFFSPVDKMPLVEIIRGEKTSDATLAKAFDYTLQIKKTPIVVNDSRGFFTSRVIGTFINEAVAAVGEGVEPSSIEQAGSQAGYPAPPLQLMDELTLTLPRKIRQETRAAVEAAGGTWQEHASEAVIDRMIDEFDRKGRSSGAGFYEYADGKRAGLWPGLREAFKSGSAQVPFKDLQERMLFAEALETVKCFDEGVLTTVQDANIGSIFGIGFPAWTGGVIQYINQYEGGLAGFVARARELAERYGDHFLPPESLVKKAESGEIFE
- a CDS encoding acyl-CoA dehydrogenase family protein, with translation MGAGLAALTKLAGSRTLERAGLRLPVQNLVGAATRNGFRAAGAASRVFSAGRASGKPTRPAAPQDKGLFDLTPSEDQQMIVETVADFAAEQLRPAAAEADAKLAPPDGLLMRASELGVTLIGIPEELGGAGAERSVVTSALIAEALAHGDLGLAVAVLAPSAVSTALVLWGDAQQQADYLPAFVGENVPAAALALQEARPLFDPFKPAVRARRTPSGYQLDGVKSLVPRAAQAELFVVSADLEGRGPALFLVESATSGLTVEAEPAMGLRGAATGKLFLDKVKVPAGALLGSPEIFPDVVRLSRLGWAALATGTAKAVLDYVIPYVNDRTAFGEPISHRQAVAFSVADIAIELEGMRLVTLRAAARAEQGKPYAREAALARKLATDKGMRIGSAGVQLLGGHGFTKEHPVERWYRDLRVIGIAEGTVLL